The Atribacter laminatus genome contains the following window.
GGAATTCTTCATTCCGAGAACCAACCGTGATCAAAAGATCAGCTTTAGGAAATACTTGTAAACCTAATTGATTCCGGTACAAACCGACTTGTCCAAAATAGAGCGGATGGTCTTCTTCAATAATGCCTCGACCTGAAGGTGTTGTCATGACTGGCATTCCCAGCCGTTCAACAAGTGATTTTAGTTCGTCATGAGCACCCGAGCTTCGAGCACCTCCGCCGGCAACGATAAAGGGGTTTTCACTGTGCTTGAGGAGATTGACTGCTTGGTTAATTTGTTTGGGGTCTCCAGCGGTTCGAAGAGAACGGATAGCAGGGATATAGTCAGGAATATCAGCTTGGCTTCGCCCAACTTCCACTGGAATTTCGATAAAAATTGGACCAGGCTGTCCGTTGGTGGCAAGGGAGAACGCTCGATGAAGAACCCAGGGGATTTTTTCTAGGTAAGGGACTCGAGCAGCCCACTTAGTCACTGGAGTCATGATTCCAATCTGATCGGTTTCTTGAAAAGCACCTTTTCCTTCTAAACGGCCATCCGTTCCAGGGCAAAAGGCAACAACCGGAGCACATGTTGCTAAAGATTCCAGAAGAGCAGGAGTGAGGTTGGCACATCCCGGACCAGGACTAGCAAAGCACACTGACGGTTTACCGGTAGAAAGAGCGTGAGCCATAGCCATAAATCCTCCGGCTGCTTCGTGTCGAGCTTGAATTGCTTTTATGGATGGCTCGTCATAAAGGACGTCGTAAAGATCTTTCGGACTACCGGGGAGTCCGTATACGAATTGAATATCCTCAGCCTTTAAGGCTTTAACTACTGCTTGCCATCCGGTCATGATTGGCATAATTTATACCTCCTTTATTCATCATCACATTAATGTTAAAAAATTATTATTGCCATTCATCATTAAATTCTTTGAATACCATATCATTGTCAATGGTTTATTTTCAACTCAAGAGATCTCTTTGTTCCGGTGTAGGCGGGGGACAAGATACTATTTATTCTGTCATGAAAACACCATCAAATGTATTCCTTTCATCGGTCATTCTGCACACCCGTTTTTTTAGGAAGTGTGGATCTCATCTAACACAAAACGTGTCATCCTGAGCCCTCGCTTTTTGAGGGCGTGAGGATCTCATCTTTTTAATTATTTCAAAAAATTTCCTAAATGAGATTGCCACGTCGCTGCGCTCCTAGCAATGACTGAGCAGTAAAAATTCAAATCCCCCTAACCCCCTTTGCTAAAGGGGAAAAGATTCCTGGGTACCTATTTTTTATCCTCATCTGGTTTTGCTTTGTAATGCAGATGTCTCTCTTATTTATAAAAGAAGGTGTCCTAAAATAAGATAATTTGTATGCGTAAATTAATTATTTTAAGAAAATTACCGAAATATATGGTATGAAAAATAAATCGCAAACTGTGAATGATCTAAATTTTTTTAATAATATGTCATAATTAAGTACTTCTGGAGGGGGAAAAATGAAAAGGAATTTATACATATTAATCATAATCTTTTTCTTCATTATAACCTTTACCGCCGGTGCTCAGATAAAAGATCCGAATACCTATG
Protein-coding sequences here:
- a CDS encoding thiamine pyrophosphate-binding protein: MPIMTGWQAVVKALKAEDIQFVYGLPGSPKDLYDVLYDEPSIKAIQARHEAAGGFMAMAHALSTGKPSVCFASPGPGCANLTPALLESLATCAPVVAFCPGTDGRLEGKGAFQETDQIGIMTPVTKWAARVPYLEKIPWVLHRAFSLATNGQPGPIFIEIPVEVGRSQADIPDYIPAIRSLRTAGDPKQINQAVNLLKHSENPFIVAGGGARSSGAHDELKSLVERLGMPVMTTPSGRGIIEEDHPLYFGQVGLYRNQLGLQVFPKADLLITVGSRNEEFQTGIWKLFPKNAKFIQIDIESFEISRNWIPDVPILGDAKTVLASILENIKILDSPEWERRKKNYSKMKQNYEAQVFEECQKSNQVPIKSKRVVYEINQVFGRNTIMVHENGSQDLWTYYSPYYRVLDRNGNVAPGEQTCMGSGVSGAVGVKLANPKKKVVCVTGDGAFQMYNQDVPTAVQHHAPITWVILNSFSLGWTKLGQKDLGERYIATDFTVQPDFVQMAHSYRCYGERIEKPEDIHDALKRALKANESGQSAILDFIVDYEDVAEGFKAYKKL